TTGCTCATTAATGTTTATAAGTGCACCATTTTGCTTCATAAGTAAGATATTCATATCATCAATATCTCCAGAAGCTTCACCTGCATGATTAATGAACTCTGATGCATCCATATTATTCTGATAAGCTACAGCTGTTGGAAATAGCACTTCACCGTGCACCATTACTAGGTTTCGTTTTGCAGGTATAACAATTCGGTCTCCCTGTTGAAGATAAATGCTTGATAAGTCTGCGTTATCGGTTAATAGCACCTGCCCTTTTGTTTCAACTTTACGCGCTTTTTCAATCCACATAAGAATTGTTTCAGCTTCATTTTTACGAAGTTGCGCAGCTTCATTTGTTTCACTGCGAGCAGTTAGCACACTTTGTTCAAGAGCATTTAATGACGAGTTAAGCATTTCTTTTTGACGAACAGCAACAGAGGGCCTAAACAGTTGGATTGCTTGACGGTTTGATAACGGAGTAAATTCAACTTGATTAATTACATCGATTAACCTAGAACCAACAGGCATCACTAGTTCTGTTGAAGAGTGATGTTCTCCAATTAACTCGATTGATAGCTGAGATTGGCGCATCTGAGAGGTTACTTTAATTAAAGAATCTGGCGCTACTGTTACGCCATCTAATTCGTTAATGCTAAATTGCTTTACATTTATTTCTTTACTATCGGCTATGTCACTTGATGAAATAATCGTGACATGAGTTGCAGACTGTTTAGGTGCAACTGATTGTAAAATAGGCTTCAGAAGTGTATTCGATTGCTTTACTTCATAGCTCCCTTCAAAACCAACTTCCCCTTCAATAGCCACGGTGCCTTGTCTTACCCCAACAAAAATAACGTCACCGTCTTGCAGTTGTAGGTAGGGCATTTCACCTTTCTGTATAAAATCATACAGATCGATAGCTTGAATTGTTTTATTATGTCTCTTCACTGCTATTTGGCGTAGACTACCAATATCGGTACGTACGCCGCCAGCTTGGTCAATAAACCTTAAGATACTGTCGCCACTTTGCCCTTCATAAAGGCCTGGCTGCTTAACTAAACCAGAAAGAAACACTTTAACTTTTTGAGTTGATAATAACGTGATGTAACTCTCAACATTCTTTTTATAAACACGATTAATGCTTTTCAGAAATACTTTGTTTAGTTCAGTATTGGTCACACCTTGCAGCTTTATTGGGCCAACTTCAGGAATAATAATATTACCTTGCGGGTCTACCACTACTTCAGATTGATATTTAAAGCCTCCCCACACTTGAACTAACAATTTATCACCTTGAGCTATTTTATAGTTCGGGTTTACTGCTGCAAAAGATGCTTGTTTGAAGCCCCCATTAAATAACCAGCTACCATAAAATTTATTAACGGAAGAGTCCTGTATTGACTCTTTCGTTTCAGCGCTAGCATTGGGCTGAATATTTAAGCTCGCAAGCGTTTGCGCACTAAAAATACAAAATAAAATATAACCAAAAAGTTGTCTTAACATTAGCTGTGCTCCTTAATAACAGCATGAGCAAAACGAGCTATTCCATAAACAGCAAGTAATAGGGTCAAAAACGTAATAATGTTGTAAAGTCGACGTGGGTATTTGTCTTCTTCGGCTAAAGCAGGATTCTCAATTATCAAAAAGTGCTTTAGTTTTCTGAATGCTTCCGTTCTAATTTTCTCTAAACTCACAAGAGAAGTTTGGTATAAATCAGAAGCTAACTTTGCGTTTAGTGTTAAATCTTGATAATCAACATGAATTTTATTTAATGAAGACTGATCATGGCTAGTCAGTCGTGCTTTTTGTATTTCCAGTTGTTTATTTAATGAGTTTAGCTCTATATTTTTTGACTTAACGGCTGATGAATCTGACTGCATGTAAGCCATTAAAGATTTAAGCTCAGTTTCTGCCGCAATTATTTTTGATTCTAATTCATTAATAGCACCAACCAGCGCTGAGCTATGTTGTTCGGGGCTAAAAATATTATTTTCATCTTGAAATTTAACAACATCAGCCTGTGTCTTTTTAAATTCTTGATAAGCACGCTGTACTTCTTCTTGAGCAAACCTTAGCTGATCCTCGACCATATTTTGCCCAAGCTTATTAATAAATTGCTCACTGATTTTTAAAATCGTTTCAGCCACGTGTAACGAGTACTCTGCATTAAACGTTTGAACTTCAACCGAGATGATTTCAGACATTTCATCATATTTAATGTTGATATGCTTTTTATAGAAATCTAAATATGCTTCTGTAGAACTATCGCGTTCTAAGCGGCTAATTATATCGTATTTAGTATCTTCATAATGACGCTTCAATGCCAGTGCTTTATCTAGCTGAAGTGCCATATCACGAGATTGAATATACTCTTTCACGATTAATGCATCACGCGTTGAAGGCGAAGCACTACCAAGTGAAGCAAGTCCAAACACAGGTACATCAGTAGAATTTCCTTGCTTAACAACAAATTGGGATACACTGACATATCTAGGTGATGCCACTCCTAAATAATATATAATCACTAAAATCGCAGCTAAGACCACTATCGCAAACGAGCCAAGTTTAGCCCATGTGTAATAAGCTGAACGACGCGCATTTAGATAAGCTTTTGAGTCAAAAACAAACCTTGCAGGATCACGCTTTAATTTATTTAATTTCCGTTTTAATTTCGGTTTATTAATGTCTAACATAATAGCTTTCATATTCTTCAATAGCAGTTTCAAGTTCACTGAAAAAAAGTAAATCTTGGTCTTTAATCAACAAGCCAGCTTCACAGTGTTTTCGAAGTTCAGTCAAACTATGGTTAACCATAATGACTTTTGTTTTTTTATACTTTTCTATTAATAAGTCTTCACATTTCTGTTTGAAATTTGCGTCACCTACTGCAGTTAGCTCGTCAATTAATAACACATCAAAATCAGAGTCAAAGGCCATTGTTAAGCCAAAAGCAACTCGTGAACGCATCCCACTTGAAAAGTGTTTAACTGGTTCATCAAAAAACTTACCAATTTCGGCAAAGTCACTGACTTTTTGCTCGATCGGTCCCGTATTAGCGTAACCGTGTATTCGCGCCACAAACCTTACATTTTCTCTTGCAGTCATAGAGCCTTGTAAACCACCTTGTAAACCAAGTGGCCAAGAGATGTTCTTGTTAGAAGAAATACTGCCCTTATTAGGGATATCAGCCCCACCCAACATTCGGATTAGTGTCGACTTACCCGCACCATTTGGACCTAAAACACCTATGCTTACATTTGTTGGGATAGTAAGGTTAATATCTTTTAAAACGTAATGTCGGCCTTGCTTGGTACGATAATACTTACTTAAATTTTTAAGCTGAATCATGAAGTAATAAATCTCGCTCGATTCAAATGAAACAATGCTAAACCGGCACTTAAGACACATAATGAAAGCATCGCTAAATATCCGAAACTTCCTACAGGTGTCTCGTAACTCGCGAAGTATGCATCTCTACTTAACTCCAAAACATGAAAAATCGGATTCCAACTAAATAAATACCAATATGACTCCGGTACCATAGTAGCGCTATAAAAGATGCCAGAAATAAAAAACATCGGCTTCATCAGCATTGAGAGGATTTTTGATGTTGAAGCTAAATAGCTCGCTATAGTCGAAACAATTAGTCCCAGCCCTAGTGTTAAGCAAACTAATAAACCACTAGCTACAATCAGTAGGAATGGATCATCAGGAATGACAGAAAACCCTAACCAAGCCATTGCTAGAGTAATAATGATATACACCAAAATAAACGTGACTGTTTCTATTAATAATCTCGCGAGAACAGGATCTATTGCAGTAACCTGACGATATGCTAATAATGCTTTGTTCGCATCTAATGCAGCCGATAATTGTGGTAGCGCTTTTGCAAAAAAACTATATGGCAAAATTCCCGTAATTAGGAATAGTGCAATTGGCACATCTGCAATAGATGTTCTGCCAATTAGTGTAAATATCACTGCAAACACTGCTACTTGCGCAATGGGCTCAGCCAAAGCCCATAAGTAACCAAAATTACCTGGACCAAAGCGAGTCTTCATCTCACGAAACAGCAAAGCATGTATAGAGTCGCACATTATTTTAAATGGCGACCTGCGTACCACTAGCGACATTTACTGATAAAACTCCATTACACCAACGACACTTTCTGTAGCATTGGTAACTAATAAATGTTTTATATGTTTTTCTCGCATTAGTTCTTCTGCGTCAGTCACTTTGGCAGACTCTATAATCGTAATAGGCTGCTCTGACATGATTTCAGTCACTAAAGATGATGTTATATCGAGTTTTTGACTTAATGCACGGCGCAAATCACCATCTGTTACAACGCCATATAATTTTTCTTCATCCAATACAATTGCTAAGCCAATTTTAGAGTTTGTCATCACTAAGATTGCTTCTTCAATCGTAGTTTGTGGTGACACAATAGGCAGATTATCACTCATCATCACATCACTAACTTTGGTTAATAATCGACGACCTAAACTACCTCCAGGGTGGAACATGGCAAAGTCTGTAGGCTGAAATTTACGTAAATGAATAAGCGCAACAGCTAAGGCGTCACCCATAACTAGTGCAGCTGTTGTTGAGGAGGTTGGCGCAAGATTATTAGGGCATATCTCGCGATCCACTTTAGCATTTATTGTAAAATCAGCATTAACAGATAATGTGCTATTTTTATTACCTGTTAGTGCAATTATCTTAACACCAAAGTGTTTTAAGGACGGTATCAACTTTAATACTTCATCTGTTTCACCGCTATTTGAAATAAGAAGAACTACACTATCAGGTGTAATCATTCCTAAGTCGCCATGAAATG
This is a stretch of genomic DNA from Flocculibacter collagenilyticus. It encodes these proteins:
- a CDS encoding ABC transporter permease, which codes for MSLVVRRSPFKIMCDSIHALLFREMKTRFGPGNFGYLWALAEPIAQVAVFAVIFTLIGRTSIADVPIALFLITGILPYSFFAKALPQLSAALDANKALLAYRQVTAIDPVLARLLIETVTFILVYIIITLAMAWLGFSVIPDDPFLLIVASGLLVCLTLGLGLIVSTIASYLASTSKILSMLMKPMFFISGIFYSATMVPESYWYLFSWNPIFHVLELSRDAYFASYETPVGSFGYLAMLSLCVLSAGLALFHLNRARFITS
- a CDS encoding ABC transporter ATP-binding protein — encoded protein: MIQLKNLSKYYRTKQGRHYVLKDINLTIPTNVSIGVLGPNGAGKSTLIRMLGGADIPNKGSISSNKNISWPLGLQGGLQGSMTARENVRFVARIHGYANTGPIEQKVSDFAEIGKFFDEPVKHFSSGMRSRVAFGLTMAFDSDFDVLLIDELTAVGDANFKQKCEDLLIEKYKKTKVIMVNHSLTELRKHCEAGLLIKDQDLLFFSELETAIEEYESYYVRH
- a CDS encoding KpsF/GutQ family sugar-phosphate isomerase, whose protein sequence is MESLNNFAQFSAATSMLSNTVDPIEDYSVLLAKQAIVDQSVQIRALAEQVDSDFEAAAHCIHESRGHLIICGMGKSGHIGKKLAATLASTGTPSFFVHPGEAFHGDLGMITPDSVVLLISNSGETDEVLKLIPSLKHFGVKIIALTGNKNSTLSVNADFTINAKVDREICPNNLAPTSSTTAALVMGDALAVALIHLRKFQPTDFAMFHPGGSLGRRLLTKVSDVMMSDNLPIVSPQTTIEEAILVMTNSKIGLAIVLDEEKLYGVVTDGDLRRALSQKLDITSSLVTEIMSEQPITIIESAKVTDAEELMREKHIKHLLVTNATESVVGVMEFYQ
- a CDS encoding lipopolysaccharide biosynthesis protein; its protein translation is MLDINKPKLKRKLNKLKRDPARFVFDSKAYLNARRSAYYTWAKLGSFAIVVLAAILVIIYYLGVASPRYVSVSQFVVKQGNSTDVPVFGLASLGSASPSTRDALIVKEYIQSRDMALQLDKALALKRHYEDTKYDIISRLERDSSTEAYLDFYKKHINIKYDEMSEIISVEVQTFNAEYSLHVAETILKISEQFINKLGQNMVEDQLRFAQEEVQRAYQEFKKTQADVVKFQDENNIFSPEQHSSALVGAINELESKIIAAETELKSLMAYMQSDSSAVKSKNIELNSLNKQLEIQKARLTSHDQSSLNKIHVDYQDLTLNAKLASDLYQTSLVSLEKIRTEAFRKLKHFLIIENPALAEEDKYPRRLYNIITFLTLLLAVYGIARFAHAVIKEHS
- a CDS encoding polysaccharide biosynthesis/export family protein, with product MLRQLFGYILFCIFSAQTLASLNIQPNASAETKESIQDSSVNKFYGSWLFNGGFKQASFAAVNPNYKIAQGDKLLVQVWGGFKYQSEVVVDPQGNIIIPEVGPIKLQGVTNTELNKVFLKSINRVYKKNVESYITLLSTQKVKVFLSGLVKQPGLYEGQSGDSILRFIDQAGGVRTDIGSLRQIAVKRHNKTIQAIDLYDFIQKGEMPYLQLQDGDVIFVGVRQGTVAIEGEVGFEGSYEVKQSNTLLKPILQSVAPKQSATHVTIISSSDIADSKEINVKQFSINELDGVTVAPDSLIKVTSQMRQSQLSIELIGEHHSSTELVMPVGSRLIDVINQVEFTPLSNRQAIQLFRPSVAVRQKEMLNSSLNALEQSVLTARSETNEAAQLRKNEAETILMWIEKARKVETKGQVLLTDNADLSSIYLQQGDRIVIPAKRNLVMVHGEVLFPTAVAYQNNMDASEFINHAGEASGDIDDMNILLMKQNGALININEQLNNEMLIEAGDEIFVLAKPDEKSFQLTKDISQVIYQIAASAAVILAL